Proteins encoded by one window of Swingsia samuiensis:
- the rpsT gene encoding 30S ribosomal protein S20, with amino-acid sequence MANTASARKRIRQNERRRARNVARMSRMRTFVKKVEHAIQAGDKSAANEALKLAQPEMQRAAGKGVVARNTIARKLSRLSARIKAIATA; translated from the coding sequence ATGGCAAACACAGCTTCCGCCCGTAAACGCATCCGTCAAAACGAACGTCGTCGTGCTCGTAACGTTGCCCGCATGTCCCGTATGCGTACGTTCGTAAAAAAAGTTGAACACGCGATTCAGGCGGGCGATAAATCTGCCGCTAATGAAGCTCTAAAATTAGCACAACCTGAAATGCAGCGTGCGGCTGGCAAGGGTGTTGTTGCAAGAAACACAATTGCTCGTAAATTATCACGTCTTTCTGCACGCATTAAGGCTATTGCAACAGCTTAA